In one Patescibacteria group bacterium genomic region, the following are encoded:
- a CDS encoding septum formation initiator family protein — MIRNRLVKVIIVIIGIGLIISLSRNIYRLIKAGDQVRSAQEYLEELEKEHQALLEKKGYYQSEEFVEQEARNRLNLGKEGETVVILPPNVGQNETNLPEKALGLPNWQKWLRLFF; from the coding sequence ATGATTCGAAATAGGCTTGTTAAGGTTATTATCGTGATAATTGGTATTGGGCTTATAATTAGCCTATCTAGGAATATTTATCGCCTTATCAAGGCTGGAGATCAGGTCCGAAGCGCCCAAGAGTATTTGGAGGAGCTAGAAAAAGAGCATCAGGCGCTTTTAGAAAAGAAAGGTTATTATCAATCTGAAGAATTTGTTGAACAGGAAGCAAGAAACAGACTCAATTTGGGTAAAGAGGGAGAAACAGTGGTCATTTTACCCCCAAATGTTGGGCAAAACGAGACAAACCTACCAGAGAAAGCGCTAGGATTGCCTAACTGGCAAAAGTGGTTAAGATTGTTTTTTTAG
- a CDS encoding PIG-L family deacetylase, translated as MIILLPLIFLFCFLIIFYFTIHFWLHDPTIPMRRDFFPKSEKKRKKIMAIFPHPDDETCVATTLAYLSPLPNTVTVLLTLTQGGEGYWGKQKFVKSELKDVRKRELRKAAKRLKIDKLIILDYPDTTLHKIEPEKLKKIILKYLKKEKPNLILTYEENSGITGHQDHIVVSQATTEAVKEIKNQWPIRLYWVVMPRKINKIIERTIKKKLNTPEPEFCLSFFRLGLAGFKALQKRYLAFICHQSQSAMFRPKMGIPYWLANLIMHKDYFYWKRV; from the coding sequence ATGATTATTTTATTACCTCTCATTTTTCTTTTTTGTTTTCTGATTATTTTTTATTTCACCATTCATTTCTGGCTTCATGATCCTACTATTCCAATGCGGCGCGATTTCTTTCCCAAATCAGAGAAAAAAAGGAAAAAAATTATGGCTATTTTTCCCCATCCCGATGATGAAACTTGTGTTGCCACCACCCTGGCTTATCTTTCCCCTCTTCCCAATACAGTTACCGTTTTATTAACTTTAACTCAGGGTGGTGAGGGCTATTGGGGAAAACAAAAATTTGTCAAAAGCGAGCTTAAAGATGTCCGAAAAAGGGAACTAAGAAAAGCAGCTAAAAGATTGAAAATTGATAAACTTATTATTCTTGATTATCCAGATACAACTCTCCATAAAATAGAGCCAGAAAAGCTAAAAAAAATAATCTTAAAGTACCTAAAAAAAGAAAAGCCTAATCTGATTTTGACTTATGAGGAAAATTCAGGAATTACTGGCCATCAAGACCATATTGTCGTCTCCCAGGCAACAACTGAGGCAGTTAAAGAAATTAAAAACCAGTGGCCAATCAGACTTTACTGGGTAGTAATGCCAAGAAAGATCAATAAAATAATTGAAAGAACAATTAAAAAAAAGCTTAATACTCCTGAACCTGAATTTTGTCTTTCTTTTTTTCGCCTCGGATTAGCTGGATTTAAGGCACTACAAAAAAGATATCTCGCCTTCATTTGCCATCAATCCCAATCTGCAATGTTTCGTCCAAAAATGGGAATTCCTTATTGGCTGGCTAACCTTATCATGCACAAAGATTATTTTTATTGGAAGAGGGTCTAA
- a CDS encoding type IV secretion system DNA-binding domain-containing protein yields the protein MNQALNNLLSQATYLIIILIIIGFVFLALLGLFYGLVLFLRHHRREEQSLESVLLQIALPSSNEIKIDAAEQMFASLYSIKKGSWFNFLKTQPHLSFEIVAKHEDIRFYVSVPEKLRDMVEKQINGAYPDAEITQVQEYNIFSEEGKVAFAELEIKDSPYLSLKVYKDLSTDPLSAITAALAKMGKDEGAAIQILISPAESKWRSQGKSYISSTKKAEADPEKAKFKIDQKTIEAIENKCSKPGFNTIIRLVVSSPTEEEAKAHLSNLKSAFSQFNSDLNSLKTRKIWFKKGFMIDFIYRYQSIFRFFAKQTVLNTEEIATIYHFPNKTVETPHIYWLYSKRAPAPAKIAKEGLYLGKSVYRGTERSVYLGEKDRGRHVYIIGKTGTGKTELMREMLLQDIRAGKGVCLIDPHDLAEDILAYIPPERAEEVIYFDPSDAERPMGLNMLEAQTEDQQHLIASAIVNLMYKLYDPYKTGIVGPRFEHAIRNAMLTVMSEPGNTFVEVMRCLQDPKFVQELLPKVKDPIIKRYWTDQIARTADFHKSEVLDYIVSKFGRFVTNKMMRNIIGQSKSTFDFRQVMDEGKILIINLAKGKIGEENSSFLGLVLVPRILIAAMSRADIPEDQRRDFYLYVDEFQNFATPDFAQILSEARKYGLNLTVANQFVGQMEEEVKNAIFGNVGTIVSFQIGVTDANFLQHWFAPTFGEDDLINIDRFHAYAKTIVSGEPVPPFSMDTTKDFNLMKKRANPKVAEMIKQLSRLKYGKDREIVEAEIAQRARL from the coding sequence ATGAATCAAGCTCTAAATAATCTTTTATCACAAGCAACTTATTTAATCATCATTTTAATTATTATTGGTTTTGTTTTTTTAGCCTTACTTGGTCTTTTTTATGGTTTAGTTCTCTTTCTTCGTCATCATCGTCGCGAAGAACAGTCTTTGGAATCTGTTCTTCTTCAGATTGCTTTACCCTCAAGCAATGAGATTAAGATTGATGCGGCTGAACAGATGTTCGCCTCTCTGTATTCCATTAAAAAAGGTAGTTGGTTTAATTTTCTTAAAACCCAACCTCATTTATCTTTCGAAATTGTGGCGAAACACGAGGATATTCGTTTTTATGTTTCTGTGCCAGAAAAATTAAGGGATATGGTCGAAAAACAAATTAATGGTGCCTATCCAGATGCAGAAATTACCCAAGTTCAGGAATATAATATCTTTTCTGAAGAAGGTAAGGTTGCTTTTGCTGAATTAGAAATAAAAGATTCTCCTTATCTCTCTCTTAAAGTTTATAAAGATTTGTCTACCGATCCTCTTTCCGCCATTACCGCCGCTTTGGCTAAGATGGGTAAAGATGAGGGTGCGGCTATTCAGATTTTGATTTCGCCAGCTGAAAGCAAATGGCGGAGTCAGGGTAAAAGCTATATTAGTTCGACTAAAAAAGCCGAGGCTGATCCAGAAAAAGCCAAATTTAAGATTGACCAAAAGACCATCGAAGCGATTGAGAACAAGTGTTCCAAGCCAGGTTTTAACACGATTATTCGCTTAGTAGTTTCTTCGCCGACTGAAGAAGAAGCCAAAGCTCATCTCAGTAATCTTAAATCTGCTTTTTCTCAATTCAATTCTGATTTAAATAGTCTTAAAACGAGAAAGATTTGGTTTAAAAAAGGTTTTATGATTGATTTCATTTATCGTTATCAGTCTATTTTTCGCTTTTTTGCTAAACAAACGGTACTTAATACCGAGGAGATCGCTACCATTTATCATTTTCCTAACAAAACCGTGGAAACACCCCATATTTACTGGCTCTATTCAAAAAGAGCACCGGCACCAGCCAAGATTGCCAAAGAAGGACTTTATCTAGGTAAGAGCGTTTATCGGGGGACAGAACGTTCGGTTTATCTTGGCGAAAAAGATCGAGGCCGCCATGTCTATATTATTGGTAAAACCGGGACAGGGAAAACAGAATTGATGCGCGAGATGCTTCTTCAGGATATTCGAGCGGGCAAGGGTGTTTGTTTAATTGACCCCCATGATTTAGCTGAAGATATTTTAGCCTACATTCCTCCTGAACGAGCCGAAGAAGTGATTTATTTTGACCCTTCAGATGCTGAGCGACCCATGGGCTTAAACATGTTAGAAGCCCAAACCGAAGATCAACAACACCTGATTGCTTCGGCAATTGTCAATTTAATGTATAAACTTTACGATCCCTACAAAACCGGGATTGTCGGGCCACGTTTTGAACACGCGATTAGAAATGCGATGTTAACGGTCATGAGCGAGCCGGGGAACACTTTTGTTGAAGTGATGCGCTGTTTGCAAGATCCGAAGTTTGTTCAGGAATTATTACCCAAAGTTAAAGACCCGATTATTAAGCGCTATTGGACAGACCAGATTGCCCGGACAGCTGATTTTCATAAATCAGAAGTTTTAGACTACATTGTTTCTAAATTTGGTCGTTTTGTCACCAATAAAATGATGCGGAATATTATTGGTCAGTCAAAATCAACTTTTGATTTCAGACAGGTGATGGATGAAGGCAAGATTTTAATTATTAATCTAGCTAAGGGCAAGATAGGGGAGGAAAATTCAAGTTTCTTGGGTTTGGTTTTAGTTCCAAGAATTTTAATTGCCGCCATGAGCCGGGCGGACATTCCTGAAGACCAAAGACGGGACTTTTATCTCTATGTTGATGAGTTCCAAAACTTTGCCACCCCAGACTTTGCCCAGATCCTTTCTGAAGCAAGAAAATATGGTCTTAACTTAACGGTGGCTAATCAATTTGTTGGTCAGATGGAAGAGGAGGTTAAAAACGCTATTTTCGGAAACGTCGGCACAATTGTTTCTTTTCAAATTGGTGTCACCGATGCCAATTTTTTACAACACTGGTTTGCGCCCACTTTTGGTGAGGATGATCTGATTAACATTGATCGTTTCCATGCCTATGCTAAAACGATTGTTAGCGGTGAACCCGTACCGCCTTTTTCAATGGATACGACCAAAGATTTTAATCTGATGAAAAAGCGAGCTAATCCTAAAGTAGCGGAAATGATTAAACAGCTTTCTCGCTTGAAATATGGGAAAGACAGAGAAATTGTTGAAGCGGAAATTGCCCAGCGAGCTCGACTTTAG
- a CDS encoding tyrosine-type recombinase/integrase — protein MNDEKSLVTAHQNFIDHLKKSGKATSTILAYGADVEQFANQLKKKQITQTTSVTQEMVEEFKNSLKKQKYTEKSISRKLNSLKTFFRYLKERGLIDKDPAALVEHPRYEVKPPRVLSKIEYRALRDACRDDPRMAAVVELFLQTGLRIGELARLELDDIGEREIRVRPYESHSERTVPLNQPAKKALDRYFEVRSKTKSRAVFVTKTGRPMLVRNIRASINRYFRIAGIKKATVNDLRHTFIVHQLSSGTSVTTVQHLVGHKRLSTTEKYLELAEEKNEERVKLEEL, from the coding sequence ATGAATGACGAAAAATCACTAGTTACTGCCCACCAAAATTTTATTGATCATCTCAAAAAAAGTGGCAAAGCAACCTCCACTATTTTAGCATATGGTGCCGATGTAGAGCAGTTTGCTAACCAACTCAAAAAGAAACAAATCACTCAGACCACTTCGGTTACCCAGGAAATGGTTGAAGAATTCAAAAATTCCCTTAAAAAACAGAAATACACGGAAAAATCTATCTCAAGGAAACTTAATTCCCTTAAAACTTTTTTTCGCTATCTCAAAGAAAGAGGCTTAATCGATAAAGACCCAGCTGCTTTAGTGGAACACCCCCGCTATGAAGTCAAACCACCTCGAGTTCTTTCTAAAATAGAATATCGCGCTTTGAGAGATGCCTGCCGGGATGATCCTCGAATGGCGGCTGTCGTCGAACTATTTCTCCAAACAGGCCTAAGAATTGGTGAGTTGGCCAGGCTTGAACTTGATGATATCGGCGAAAGAGAAATTAGAGTTCGCCCTTATGAATCCCATTCCGAAAGAACTGTGCCTCTCAATCAGCCAGCTAAAAAAGCCCTCGATCGTTATTTTGAAGTCAGGTCAAAAACCAAAAGCCGAGCTGTTTTTGTGACCAAAACCGGTCGACCGATGTTGGTAAGAAATATTCGAGCCTCAATCAATCGTTATTTCCGAATTGCGGGAATTAAAAAAGCAACCGTTAACGACCTTCGTCATACCTTTATTGTTCATCAGCTTTCTTCAGGCACTTCGGTCACCACCGTTCAACATCTGGTTGGCCACAAACGTCTTTCGACGACAGAGAAATATTTAGAATTGGCTGAGGAAAAGAACGAAGAACGAGTTAAGTTAGAAGAACTATAA